One genomic window of Halogeometricum sp. S3BR5-2 includes the following:
- a CDS encoding NAD(P)H-hydrate dehydratase produces MSQLLQSLPDARGGTVGDSGRVGVIGGSVGFPGQPSLTALAALRAGSDVSKALVSEEIYPVVASHSPDLVADRYPGERYDDEAVDSALEMAGWVESLVVGPGLVDADADAVRRTVDEADVPVVVDADAIDPLLHADLSSAVVTPDDNEVSRIEEEHESLEEFTSATGAVAVAKSDVDVIVSDGERTTNDAGSPVMTVVGTGDTMAGVIAALLVQGLDRRDAAELGAWIVGKAGELATVERGNGIVTTDIIEKIPDTVQ; encoded by the coding sequence ATGAGTCAACTGCTCCAGTCGCTCCCGGACGCGCGCGGGGGAACGGTCGGCGACTCCGGACGCGTCGGCGTCATCGGCGGCAGCGTCGGATTCCCCGGACAGCCGTCGCTCACGGCCCTGGCCGCCCTTCGCGCGGGGAGCGACGTCTCGAAGGCGCTCGTCTCCGAGGAGATATATCCGGTCGTCGCGAGTCACTCGCCGGACCTCGTCGCGGACCGCTACCCCGGCGAGCGATACGACGACGAGGCGGTCGACTCCGCCCTCGAGATGGCCGGCTGGGTCGAGTCGCTCGTCGTCGGGCCGGGTCTCGTCGACGCCGACGCCGACGCGGTCAGGCGGACGGTCGACGAGGCGGACGTCCCCGTCGTCGTCGACGCCGACGCCATCGACCCCCTGTTGCACGCGGACCTCTCGTCGGCCGTCGTCACCCCCGACGACAACGAGGTCAGCCGCATCGAGGAGGAACACGAGTCCCTGGAGGAGTTCACCTCCGCGACGGGCGCCGTGGCCGTCGCCAAGAGCGACGTGGACGTCATCGTCTCCGACGGCGAGCGAACGACGAACGACGCCGGGTCGCCCGTGATGACCGTCGTCGGCACCGGCGACACGATGGCGGGCGTCATCGCCGCGCTGTTGGTACAAGGGCTCGACCGGCGCGACGCCGCCGAACTCGGCGCCTGGATCGTCGGCAAGGCGGGCGAACTCGCGACGGTCGAACGCGGGAACGGCATCGTCACGACGGACATCATCGAGAAGATTCCCGACACGGTGCAGTGA
- the mbhE gene encoding hydrogen gas-evolving membrane-bound hydrogenase subunit E, which translates to MAPNLTVVTAIVTLPFVAAVLSPLLHRVLGERTGYAGALVAAASFGLLLTQADSYGTVGVPWIPALDVGIQFTVDGWGLLFALLASGIGVLVFVYSARYMHGEEGLARYYAALLAFMGSILGVALASDLVLIFLFWELTSVCSFLLIGHHSADAESRYSARMAMLVTVGGGLCLLAGLLMLSVAARGALGGVTFDLTAMLANGEAMRAALRESGLFAPALALVVVAAAAKSAQVPLHFWLPNAMVAPTPVSAFLHSATMVKVGVYFVGRLRPLLMSPEWVLLVATLGLLTMLVGALLAVTSTDIKELLAYSTASHLGLMVAGFGFDVVYGAEAGAFHLLNHALFKAPLFLVAGIVAHEAGSRDLDDLGGLRRDLPVTAVVAGIAALSMAGIPPFNGFYSKELLFEAAYEVAHEAGGLAWLYPAVATLASVFTVVYSLKFLAMFVGERRAPKAEVHRPPVALVAPPAVLAAAAAVVSVSPQLAVDVIVQAAIDATAVGEADLQIGLPTHLTPPVAMSGVAILGGAAAYPFAGRLGSVIERAVDAPVPVRPRGWYDWAVSTAEATSARFGPLVHNGVLRTYLTWAAATGSLLALAGFATTGAPLGIDGLGVPTAVAVVLATALLAALAVPAAPSHLAGVLTLSILGFMISIFFILASAPDLALTQLVVETLVLLIFLLVLQRLPSFYSDVRRFVLARDAGVSILVGAMAFASVLLTAPDPGADPTDLATYYAEQAVPGGGGANIVNVILVDFRAFDTLGELLVVATAAIAILVLVMMRARGESVADRDADPVFEGDDSS; encoded by the coding sequence ATGGCACCGAACCTCACAGTCGTTACGGCTATCGTCACGCTTCCCTTCGTCGCCGCGGTCCTCTCACCGCTCCTCCACCGCGTTCTCGGTGAACGGACCGGCTACGCGGGAGCCCTCGTCGCGGCGGCGAGCTTCGGGCTTCTGCTGACGCAGGCCGACAGCTACGGCACCGTCGGAGTACCGTGGATTCCCGCCCTCGACGTGGGCATCCAGTTCACCGTCGACGGCTGGGGGCTGCTGTTCGCGCTCCTGGCCAGCGGTATCGGCGTCCTCGTGTTCGTCTACTCGGCGCGATACATGCACGGCGAGGAGGGTCTAGCGCGCTACTACGCGGCCCTGCTGGCGTTCATGGGTTCGATACTCGGCGTCGCGCTCGCCTCCGACCTCGTGTTGATATTCCTGTTCTGGGAGCTGACCAGCGTCTGTTCGTTCCTGCTCATCGGCCACCACTCCGCCGACGCCGAGTCGCGCTACTCGGCGCGGATGGCCATGCTCGTGACCGTCGGCGGCGGCCTGTGTCTGCTCGCCGGCCTGCTCATGCTCTCGGTGGCGGCGCGGGGCGCCCTCGGCGGCGTGACCTTCGACCTGACCGCGATGCTCGCGAACGGGGAGGCGATGCGCGCCGCCCTGCGCGAGTCAGGGCTGTTCGCGCCGGCGCTCGCGCTCGTCGTCGTCGCCGCGGCCGCCAAGTCCGCGCAGGTGCCGCTGCACTTCTGGCTCCCGAACGCCATGGTCGCCCCGACGCCCGTCTCCGCCTTCCTGCACTCCGCGACGATGGTGAAGGTGGGCGTCTACTTCGTCGGCCGCCTGCGCCCCCTGCTGATGAGCCCCGAGTGGGTGCTGCTCGTCGCGACGCTGGGGCTCCTGACGATGCTGGTCGGGGCGCTGCTGGCGGTGACGTCGACCGACATCAAGGAGCTTCTCGCCTACTCGACGGCGAGTCACCTCGGGCTGATGGTCGCGGGCTTCGGCTTCGACGTCGTCTACGGCGCCGAGGCCGGCGCCTTCCACCTGCTCAACCACGCGCTGTTCAAGGCGCCGCTGTTCCTCGTCGCGGGCATCGTCGCCCACGAGGCCGGCAGCCGCGACCTCGACGACCTCGGGGGGCTCCGGCGGGACCTCCCGGTGACGGCCGTCGTCGCCGGCATCGCCGCGCTGAGCATGGCGGGTATCCCCCCGTTCAACGGGTTCTACTCGAAGGAGCTGCTGTTCGAGGCGGCGTACGAAGTGGCTCACGAGGCCGGGGGTCTCGCCTGGCTGTACCCGGCGGTGGCGACGCTCGCGAGCGTGTTCACCGTCGTCTACTCGCTGAAGTTCCTCGCGATGTTCGTCGGCGAGCGCCGGGCGCCGAAGGCCGAGGTCCACCGTCCCCCGGTCGCGCTGGTGGCGCCGCCCGCCGTGCTGGCCGCCGCGGCGGCCGTCGTCAGCGTCTCGCCGCAACTGGCGGTCGACGTCATCGTCCAGGCGGCCATCGACGCCACCGCGGTCGGCGAGGCGGACCTGCAGATCGGACTGCCGACCCACCTCACGCCCCCGGTCGCGATGTCCGGCGTCGCCATCCTCGGCGGGGCCGCCGCGTACCCCTTCGCGGGGCGTCTCGGGTCGGTCATCGAACGGGCCGTCGACGCGCCGGTCCCAGTGCGTCCGCGCGGCTGGTACGACTGGGCCGTCTCGACGGCGGAGGCGACGAGCGCCCGGTTCGGTCCGCTCGTCCACAACGGCGTCCTCCGGACGTACCTGACGTGGGCGGCGGCGACCGGGAGTCTGCTCGCGCTGGCCGGCTTCGCCACGACCGGGGCGCCGCTCGGAATCGACGGGCTCGGCGTGCCGACGGCGGTCGCCGTCGTGTTGGCGACGGCCCTCCTCGCCGCCCTGGCGGTTCCCGCCGCCCCCTCCCACCTCGCCGGCGTTCTCACCCTGTCCATCCTCGGATTCATGATATCGATCTTCTTCATCCTCGCGAGCGCGCCGGACCTCGCGCTCACGCAACTGGTGGTCGAGACGCTCGTACTCCTGATCTTCCTGCTCGTCCTCCAGCGGTTGCCGTCCTTCTACTCGGACGTCCGCCGGTTCGTGCTCGCCCGCGACGCGGGCGTGTCGATTCTGGTGGGCGCGATGGCGTTCGCGTCCGTCCTGCTGACCGCGCCCGATCCCGGCGCCGACCCGACGGACCTCGCCACGTACTACGCGGAGCAGGCGGTGCCGGGCGGCGGCGGCGCGAACATCGTCAACGTCATTCTCGTGGACTTTCGGGCGTTCGACACGCTGGGCGAACTGCTGGTGGTCGCGACCGCAGCCATCGCCATCCTCGTGCTCGTGATGATGCGAGCGCGCGGGGAGTCCGTGGCCGACCGCGACGCCGACCCGGTCTTCGAGGGGGACGATTCGTCGTGA
- a CDS encoding MnhB domain-containing protein: protein MTTRIMQTTARVTVPIVLVLSIWLFLQGHNLPGGGFIGGVLTTTAFVLIYVAYDLDYLESEVLDREVDPGASVYDHRMVTAYRRALILGLVVVLGSGVAGIVVGDPFLTQTYVHLGGVPIYHDIELASALVFDLGVYLVVVGSILTVVSVVSAE from the coding sequence GTGACGACGAGGATCATGCAGACGACGGCCCGCGTGACCGTCCCCATCGTGCTCGTCCTCTCGATTTGGCTGTTCCTCCAGGGCCACAACCTCCCCGGCGGGGGGTTCATCGGCGGCGTCCTCACCACGACGGCGTTCGTGCTCATCTACGTCGCCTACGACCTCGACTATCTGGAGTCGGAGGTGCTCGACAGAGAGGTCGACCCCGGAGCCAGCGTGTACGACCACCGCATGGTCACCGCCTACCGCCGCGCGCTGATCCTGGGTCTGGTGGTCGTCCTCGGGAGCGGCGTCGCCGGCATCGTCGTCGGCGACCCGTTCCTGACGCAGACGTACGTCCACCTCGGCGGCGTTCCCATCTATCACGACATCGAACTCGCCAGCGCACTCGTGTTCGACCTGGGTGTGTACCTCGTCGTCGTCGGCAGCATCCTGACTGTCGTCTCGGTGGTGAGCGCCGAATGA
- a CDS encoding sodium:proton antiporter, translating into MSVALAVVVGGLFAVGTFLLLRRDLIRVVLGIAALSQGTFVYLISMGGVEEGTGDLVPVLGHHGGGVPEVADPVVQALVLTAIVISFGTTALALVLSYRAYEENETMDVTEWTG; encoded by the coding sequence ATGAGCGTCGCCCTGGCCGTCGTGGTCGGCGGACTGTTCGCCGTCGGGACGTTCCTGCTGTTGCGGCGGGACCTGATACGGGTCGTCCTGGGAATCGCCGCCCTCTCTCAGGGCACGTTCGTCTACCTGATCTCGATGGGAGGCGTTGAGGAGGGGACCGGCGACCTCGTGCCCGTTCTCGGACACCACGGCGGCGGGGTCCCCGAGGTCGCGGACCCGGTGGTGCAGGCGCTCGTCCTGACAGCCATCGTCATCAGCTTCGGGACGACCGCGCTGGCGCTCGTCCTGTCGTACCGCGCCTACGAGGAGAACGAGACCATGGACGTCACGGAGTGGACAGGATGA
- a CDS encoding complex I subunit 5 family protein translates to MSWHVIAPLLVALVTAVLTLVLRAWPRIQVAASVAGVVGYVAAVAGSVWTVVLGPTAPGVAVYQVGNWPAPFGITLVLDGLSAFMLTIAASLGLASMLFSVRYMIAENQRVYYHPLFHLLLVGVSGAFLTGDLFNLFVWFEVMLIVSYVFVAFYGTELATAASFRYLTMNVFGSALMLVAVGGLYAATGTLNMADMARRLADPAAYGVDPAPVVGLSALLLAVFALKAGLVPFQFWVPAAYTTAPPPVTAMFAGVTKKVGMYAVVRLYFTVFAAGSVSADVPGIAGTSPLAFLAPVLGAMAIASIAVGAFGAVGQDRLEGVFAYSSIGQVGFIALPIAVAAAAGPAGTLRRVAIAAALVYAFHHALTKGLLFLSAAVVKDAVGTDDLRNLGGLAGRSPVLAGAVLIGLLSLVGIPPLIGFFGKFLTFDAAVRGLGFGPGALSALALAASLIGAVLTILYATRVWVGGFWGPKTPAVEVAAADSGQIAVVAALAAVVVLVGVGFDPVYRFAETAANAAVDSEAYVDAVGLGGGGGR, encoded by the coding sequence ATGAGTTGGCACGTTATCGCACCGCTGTTGGTGGCGCTCGTGACCGCCGTGCTCACGCTCGTGCTCCGCGCGTGGCCCCGGATTCAGGTCGCGGCGAGCGTCGCCGGCGTCGTCGGGTACGTCGCGGCGGTCGCCGGTTCCGTCTGGACGGTCGTCCTCGGGCCGACGGCCCCCGGAGTCGCGGTCTATCAGGTGGGCAACTGGCCCGCGCCGTTCGGAATCACGCTCGTCCTCGACGGGCTCTCGGCGTTCATGCTGACCATCGCCGCGAGCCTCGGACTCGCGTCGATGCTGTTCTCGGTTCGGTACATGATAGCCGAGAACCAGCGCGTCTACTACCACCCTCTCTTCCACCTGCTCCTGGTGGGAGTGTCCGGCGCGTTCCTCACGGGCGACCTGTTCAACCTGTTCGTCTGGTTCGAGGTGATGCTCATCGTCAGCTACGTGTTCGTCGCCTTCTACGGAACCGAACTCGCCACCGCGGCGTCGTTCCGCTACCTGACGATGAACGTCTTCGGGAGCGCGCTCATGCTCGTGGCCGTCGGCGGCCTGTACGCCGCGACGGGGACGCTCAACATGGCCGACATGGCCCGGCGGCTGGCCGACCCCGCCGCGTACGGCGTCGACCCCGCGCCGGTCGTCGGCCTGTCGGCGCTGCTGCTCGCGGTGTTCGCGCTGAAGGCGGGGCTCGTTCCCTTCCAGTTCTGGGTGCCCGCCGCGTACACCACCGCCCCGCCGCCCGTCACGGCGATGTTCGCCGGGGTCACGAAGAAGGTGGGTATGTACGCGGTCGTCCGGCTCTACTTCACGGTCTTCGCCGCCGGTTCCGTCTCCGCCGACGTGCCCGGCATCGCCGGCACGTCGCCGCTGGCCTTCCTCGCACCGGTGCTGGGGGCGATGGCGATAGCGAGCATCGCCGTCGGCGCGTTCGGCGCCGTCGGTCAGGACCGACTGGAGGGCGTGTTCGCGTACTCGAGCATCGGTCAGGTCGGCTTCATCGCCCTCCCCATCGCCGTCGCCGCGGCCGCCGGGCCGGCGGGAACGCTCCGCCGGGTCGCCATCGCGGCCGCGCTGGTGTACGCGTTCCACCACGCGCTCACGAAGGGGCTCCTCTTCCTCTCGGCGGCCGTCGTCAAGGACGCCGTCGGGACGGACGACCTGCGGAACCTCGGCGGCCTCGCGGGGCGCTCGCCGGTGCTCGCGGGGGCCGTCCTCATCGGTCTGCTCTCGCTGGTCGGCATCCCGCCGCTGATCGGGTTCTTCGGGAAGTTCCTCACGTTCGACGCGGCGGTTCGGGGACTCGGCTTCGGTCCCGGGGCGCTGTCGGCGCTCGCGCTGGCCGCGTCGCTCATCGGCGCCGTGCTCACCATCCTGTACGCGACGCGGGTGTGGGTCGGCGGCTTCTGGGGCCCCAAGACGCCGGCCGTCGAGGTCGCGGCCGCCGATTCGGGGCAGATCGCGGTCGTCGCCGCCCTCGCGGCGGTCGTCGTCCTCGTCGGCGTGGGATTCGACCCGGTGTACCGGTTCGCCGAGACGGCGGCGAACGCCGCCGTCGACAGCGAGGCCTACGTCGACGCCGTGGGTCTCGGCGGGGGTGGCGGCCGGTGA
- a CDS encoding Na+/H+ antiporter subunit E, producing the protein MTRSWPVIGVFFAVLWVFVQGPPIAPDPLLGAFLVGLAVGLPTAYVFRRLYADTVDLRRSARGVPYVALYVLTFVREAVVASLDVTYRVLAPSNPIEPEVILIPLRVQTELGVTTIANSITMTPGSLTLDYDSTENALYIHVIDGRSPEEIVDPIRDWEDYALSIFDEELSAGDPAPDFAVYPPDQTHPVLEQAVSEAHEGVEAEPDPSAEADAGGEDDGR; encoded by the coding sequence GTGACCCGCAGTTGGCCGGTCATCGGCGTCTTCTTCGCCGTCCTGTGGGTGTTCGTTCAGGGGCCGCCCATCGCTCCCGACCCGCTCCTCGGGGCGTTTTTAGTCGGTCTCGCGGTCGGACTCCCCACGGCCTACGTCTTCCGACGCCTGTACGCCGACACCGTCGACCTCCGCCGGTCGGCTCGCGGGGTGCCGTACGTGGCGCTGTACGTGCTGACGTTCGTCAGAGAGGCGGTCGTCGCCAGCCTCGACGTCACGTACCGCGTGCTCGCCCCCTCGAACCCCATCGAACCGGAAGTGATTCTCATCCCGCTGCGAGTCCAGACCGAACTCGGCGTGACCACCATCGCGAACAGCATCACCATGACCCCCGGCTCGCTCACGCTCGACTACGACTCGACGGAGAACGCGCTGTACATTCACGTCATCGACGGACGGTCCCCCGAGGAAATCGTCGACCCGATCCGCGACTGGGAGGACTACGCGCTTTCCATCTTCGACGAGGAGTTATCGGCGGGCGACCCCGCACCGGACTTCGCCGTCTACCCACCCGACCAGACCCATCCCGTGCTCGAACAGGCCGTCTCCGAGGCCCACGAGGGGGTCGAGGCGGAGCCGGACCCGTCGGCCGAGGCGGACGCGGGAGGTGAGGACGATGGCCGCTGA
- a CDS encoding monovalent cation/H+ antiporter complex subunit F translates to MAAEGAIAPVVDAAIVLVALLNLFCGYRAVRGPTVPDRVVALDAIATNIVAIAVLFAIKTGRGLFVTVSLVLAIIAFLSTVAVAKFVTEGDIIVTQE, encoded by the coding sequence ATGGCCGCTGAGGGGGCGATAGCGCCGGTCGTCGACGCCGCCATCGTCCTCGTAGCGCTCTTGAACCTGTTCTGCGGCTACCGCGCGGTTCGGGGGCCGACGGTTCCCGACCGCGTGGTCGCCCTGGACGCCATCGCGACGAACATCGTCGCCATCGCCGTCCTGTTCGCAATCAAGACCGGCCGCGGTCTCTTCGTGACCGTCAGCCTCGTCCTCGCCATCATCGCGTTCCTCTCGACGGTCGCGGTCGCGAAGTTCGTCACCGAGGGCGACATCATCGTCACACAGGAGTGA
- the mnhG gene encoding monovalent cation/H(+) antiporter subunit G — MVAPETVQMWAVVALVVVGSFFLTVGTIGLLRLPNVYNRMHATSKPATIGTVAIFLAGFAYFGPGGAGLSSLVGIVFLFLTVPTGAHMISRAAERTGVSFLGSVTWPGKTDDE; from the coding sequence ATGGTCGCCCCGGAGACGGTACAGATGTGGGCGGTCGTCGCGCTGGTCGTCGTCGGGTCGTTCTTCCTCACGGTCGGAACCATCGGCCTGCTTCGGCTTCCAAACGTCTACAACCGGATGCACGCGACGAGCAAACCGGCGACCATCGGAACGGTCGCCATCTTCCTGGCCGGGTTCGCGTACTTCGGTCCCGGGGGCGCCGGTCTCTCGTCGCTGGTCGGTATCGTCTTCCTGTTCCTGACGGTGCCGACCGGCGCGCACATGATCTCTCGGGCGGCCGAACGGACCGGCGTCTCGTTCCTGGGGTCGGTGACGTGGCCCGGTAAGACCGACGACGAGTAG
- a CDS encoding Na+/H+ antiporter NhaC family protein → MPSLNLEPLTYEDVPADRRPSLAQALVPVLGVVLFLGVGSGYLKLAPHGPLLWSIVLTGAVGKYWLGYSWDDLYEGIADSLLMGLQAILILFVIYALIATWISAGTIPGLMYYGLAVLTPDVFLPATALLAMAVAFSIGSSWTTAGTLGVAFVGIGSGLGVPAPMTAGAILSGAYAGDKQSPLSDTTNLAAAVTNVDLYDHIRAMRNGTVLAFGLSVLLYAGLGLRSGGAIPAGRVAEIQGALAGTYDLSALVLVPLVVTFGLALYGVSALPTLVAGVFAGTFATILVQGRSFAAAWGVFLDGTAPETGVTLVNDLLASGGLSGSAWTISIVVAALALGGLLERTGVLAVLAHSFASAVRGPRSLVVGTGASAILVNAFSAQQYMSIVVPGLTLRNLYDEYGLAGDDLSRAIESAGTPTGALFPWHAGAVYMSAVFGVGTLAYAPYYFFAFLSPLVLFATTLLGGRYDGTAGSGRQSPSTDD, encoded by the coding sequence GTGCCATCCCTGAACCTCGAACCGCTGACGTACGAGGACGTTCCGGCGGACCGGCGTCCGAGCCTCGCGCAGGCGCTGGTTCCCGTACTCGGAGTCGTTCTGTTCCTCGGCGTCGGGTCCGGGTATCTGAAGCTGGCCCCCCACGGGCCGCTGCTCTGGAGCATCGTCCTGACCGGCGCGGTGGGTAAATACTGGCTCGGCTACTCGTGGGACGACCTCTACGAGGGCATCGCGGACAGCCTGTTGATGGGTCTGCAGGCCATCCTCATCCTGTTCGTCATCTACGCGCTCATCGCCACTTGGATCAGCGCCGGGACGATTCCCGGGCTCATGTACTACGGGCTCGCGGTGTTGACGCCGGACGTCTTCCTGCCGGCGACGGCGCTGCTCGCGATGGCCGTCGCCTTCTCCATCGGTTCCTCGTGGACGACGGCCGGTACCCTCGGCGTGGCCTTCGTCGGCATCGGCTCGGGCCTCGGCGTGCCCGCCCCGATGACGGCGGGCGCCATCCTCTCGGGCGCCTACGCGGGCGACAAGCAGTCGCCGCTGTCGGACACCACGAACCTCGCGGCGGCCGTGACGAACGTCGACCTCTACGACCACATCCGCGCGATGCGCAACGGGACGGTCCTGGCCTTCGGCCTCTCGGTCCTGCTCTACGCGGGTCTGGGCCTGCGCTCCGGCGGCGCGATTCCCGCCGGCCGCGTCGCCGAGATACAGGGCGCCCTGGCCGGCACCTACGACCTCTCCGCGCTGGTGCTCGTTCCGCTCGTCGTCACCTTCGGACTGGCGCTCTACGGCGTCTCCGCGCTCCCGACGCTGGTCGCCGGCGTCTTCGCCGGCACCTTCGCGACGATTCTCGTCCAGGGCCGCTCGTTCGCCGCCGCCTGGGGCGTCTTCCTCGACGGGACGGCTCCCGAAACGGGCGTGACGCTCGTGAACGACCTGCTGGCCAGCGGCGGCCTCTCCGGGTCGGCTTGGACCATCTCAATCGTCGTCGCGGCGCTCGCGCTCGGCGGACTCCTCGAACGGACCGGCGTCCTCGCGGTGCTCGCCCACTCGTTCGCGTCGGCCGTCCGCGGTCCGCGCAGTCTTGTCGTCGGCACCGGCGCCTCGGCCATCCTCGTCAACGCGTTCTCCGCCCAGCAGTACATGAGCATCGTCGTTCCGGGGCTCACCCTCCGGAACCTCTACGACGAGTACGGACTGGCGGGCGACGACCTCTCGCGGGCCATCGAGTCCGCGGGCACCCCGACGGGCGCGCTCTTCCCGTGGCACGCGGGCGCCGTCTACATGTCCGCCGTCTTCGGCGTGGGAACGCTCGCGTACGCGCCGTACTACTTCTTCGCGTTCCTCTCGCCGCTCGTCCTGTTCGCGACGACGCTCCTCGGCGGGCGGTACGACGGGACGGCCGGCTCCGGTCGTCAGTCGCCGTCGACTGACGACTGA
- a CDS encoding ribbon-helix-helix domain-containing protein: MSEATTGSNGDDEIVTVNFKVTQSFLDEIDSTWQGRGFNSRSEFIRYTLRDATEFPTFDRDELIALLRAEEDIREGQTMSADEARKRFGTDSDE, translated from the coding sequence ATGTCCGAAGCAACTACCGGGTCGAACGGCGACGACGAAATCGTCACGGTGAATTTCAAAGTCACACAGTCGTTTCTCGACGAAATAGACAGCACGTGGCAGGGACGTGGGTTCAACAGTCGAAGTGAATTCATCCGCTACACTCTCCGAGATGCGACCGAGTTTCCGACGTTCGACCGCGATGAACTCATCGCTCTCCTCCGAGCAGAAGAAGACATCCGTGAGGGACAGACGATGAGTGCCGATGAAGCCCGCAAGCGGTTCGGAACCGATAGCGACGAGTGA
- a CDS encoding type II toxin-antitoxin system RelE family toxin, which produces MKPASGSEPIATSEGDWTWELTSTAQDDLSALSASEQERILNKLDDTVDSPWRDPPDYGEPLQNSPHKKVRIGEFRLAVTFRQSEQRMVVARIKRRGGAYTADDD; this is translated from the coding sequence ATGAAGCCCGCAAGCGGTTCGGAACCGATAGCGACGAGTGAGGGGGACTGGACGTGGGAACTCACATCGACAGCACAGGACGACCTTTCTGCCCTTTCTGCATCTGAGCAAGAGCGGATACTGAACAAACTCGACGATACCGTCGACTCGCCGTGGCGGGATCCACCGGACTATGGCGAACCACTCCAGAACAGTCCGCACAAGAAAGTGCGCATCGGTGAGTTCCGCTTAGCCGTAACCTTTCGTCAATCCGAACAGCGGATGGTTGTCGCTCGAATCAAGCGTCGTGGTGGAGCGTACACCGCCGACGACGACTGA